The Desulfovibrio aminophilus genome contains the following window.
TGGCCCTGCGCAAGAAGTACGGCAAGAAGAAGCCGCTCAAGGGCCTGAGGATCATGGGCAGCCTGCACATGACCATCCAGACCGCCATGCTCATCGAAACCCTGCACGCCCTGGGCGCGGACATCCGCTGGGCCTCCTGCAACATCTTTTCCACCCAGGACCACGCCGCCGCGGCCATCGCCAAGGCCAAGACCGCCGCTGTCTTCGCCTGGAAGGGCGAGACCCTGGAGGAGTACTGGTGGTGCACCGAGCAGGCCCTGACCTGGCCCGACGGTTCGGGCCCGGACCTCATCGTGGACGACGGCGGCGACGCCACGCTCCTCGTGCACCAGGGCGTGAAGGTGGAGAAGAATCCCGCCCTGCTCAAGAAGAAGCAGGACAACAAGGAATTCCAGATCGTCATGGATCGTCTGGCCGCGAGCGTGAAGGCCGCCCCGGGCAAATGGGGCCGCATCGCCGCCAAGATCCGGGGCGTGTCCGAGGAGACCACCACCGGCGTGCACCGGCTCTACGACATGCAGAAGAAGGGCGAGCTGCTCTTCCCGGCCATCAACGTCAACGACTCGGTGACCAAGTCCAAGTTCGACAACCTCTACGGCTGCCGCGAGTCCCTGGCCGACGGCATCAAGCGCGCCACGGACGTGATGATCGCGGGCAAGGTGGTGGTCGTGGCCGGCTACGGCGACGTGGGCAAGGGCTGCGCCCAGTCCATGCGCGGCTTCGGCGCGCGGGTCCTGGTCACTGAGATCGACCCCATCTGCGCCCTGCAGGCCGCCATGGAGGGCTACGAGGTGATGCCCATGGACGAGGCCGCCGCCCTGGGCGACATCTTCGTCACCGCCACGGGCAACTGGCACGTCATCACCGGCAAGCACATGCTCAAGATGAAGAACGAGGCCATCCTCTGCAACATCGGCCACTTCGACTCCGAGATCGAGATGTCCTTCCTGGAGGAGAACTCCAAGTGCAAGCGGGTTGAGGTCAAGCCCCAGGTGGACAAGTGGACCCTGCCCAACGGCCGCTCGATCATCGTCCTGGCCGAGGGTCGTCTGGTGAACCTGGGCTGCGCCACGGGCCATCCGAGCTTCGTCATGAGCAACAGCTTCACCAACCAGGTTCTGGCCCAGATGGACTTGGCCGCCAACACGTACGAGCCCAAGGTCATGATCCTGTCCAAGAAGCTGGACGAAGAGGTGGCCCGCCTGCATCTGGAGCGCGTGGGCGCCCGGCTGGACAAGCTCACCAAGGAGCAGGCCGCCTACATCGGCGTGTCCCTGGACGGTCCGTTCAAGCCCGACCACTATCGCTACTAGGACGGGGCGGACCAAGCCCTGAAGCGTGAACGCCGCGCCGGACGCCCGCCTGGGTCCGGCGCGGCTTTTTTCGGCCCGCGCCCGTCGATTGACGGGTCCGGCGCGCCTGTATAGGGTCACGGACCGGGAGGAGAGGGAGTGAGAAAGCTGTTCGCCGCCGCGCTGCTGGTCGCGGCATTCTGCTGGAGCGTGCCGGCCTGGGCCCAGGGGATCACCGTCACCGCCTCCTCCACGGCCGCCTCCCTGTTCATGGGCTTCAGCCCGGACAACCTGCTGGACGGCGACCCCAACACGGCCTGGGCCGAGGGCGGCGAGGGCGTGGGCGCGGGCGAGTGGGTGGAGTTCACCTTTCCCGAGGCCGTGACCATGCGGCGGCTGCGGCTGCGCAACGGCGTGCAGGACCCTTCCTGGTTCGAGAAATACAACCGGGTCAAGACCCTGGAGCTGGTCTTCCCGGACGGCGCGCGGCGGCGGGTGGAGCTGGCCGACTCCCGCGACGAGCAGGTGGTGGACCTGGGCGGCGCGCGCGGATCCTGGCTCCGGCTGGTCATCGTGGACGTTTACAACTGCTCGGTGTTCTTCAATTCCAAGACCACCTGCCTGAGCGAGGCGGTCATCGAGACCTCCGCCCCGGAGCATGCCTCCGAGGGGCCGGCGGCCGCGGCCCTGGCCCAGGCCCTGGCGAAGGGGCCGGAGACCCCGGGCAAGGGCGGCAAAGCCGCGGCCGCGGGCGGGCATGATTCCGGGGCGACCGCTCCCGTGCTCAAGACCGAGCCCGCGCCCGCCCGGCCCAAGGGCAAGCCCAGCGACGCCCGCGACGGCGCGGAACTGATGACGGAATTCCAGCGCGGCGGGGACGCGGTCGTTGTGATTCGGGAATATTACCGCCGCCTCATCACCCTGGACGATTCCTTCCCCCAGGTCTTCGCCCGCCAGGTGCGCGAGCAGGAGGCCTTCGTCTTCGAGATGTTCCGGGAGTATCAGCGCAAGCGCAAGACGTACGAAAAGTTCCGCAACGCCCTGCTGGACACGGACAAGCTGTCCATGAAGTTCCAGGCCATCGACCCGGACCGGGTGCGGGTGGAGGTCAGCGGCACCTACACCATCTTCGTGGCCGACACCTACGAGGACGTCCCCGAGAACACCGTCTTCGTGCTCCTGCGCGACGACGGCCAATGGCGCATCCTGGAACGACAGGACGGGGCGGCGGAGCCCAAGAAATGAAAGACGGCCCGGGTATCCGGGCCGTCCTTTTCATTTGTTCCGGCGTCTTGGGCGGGCTACTTGCCATGGAGGCCACCCCGCCCGGACGCCCCTTGCCGCAACCCCGGGCTTGGGCTAGGGTGCTTCCGGTCGGAGGAAGAATGCCGCTAGAGAATCCAGTGTTGACGGCCATCCGGGAGCGCCGCAGCATTCGGCGCTACAGCGCCGATTCCGTTTCCCGCGAAGAGATCGAGGCCATCCTCGAGGCCGGGCGCTGGGCCCCCAGCGGCCTGAACCATCAGGCCTGGCGTTTCCTCGTACTGCGGCCGGACGATCCCCGGCGGGACGCCCTGGCCGGGTTGACCAAGTACGCCCACATCCTGGAGGGGGCCAAGGCCCTGGTCTGCGTCTTCCTGGACCGCTCCGGGATGTATCACCCCATGAAGGACCACCAGGGCGCGGGGGCCTGCCTCCAGAACATGCTCCTGGCCGCCCATTCCCTGGGCCTGGGCGCGGTCTGGATCGGCGAGATCGTGAACCAGGAGCCCCACGTCACCGAGGCCCTGGGACTGAACCCCGCGGACCTGGAACTGCAGGCCGTCGTGGCCCTCGGCCGCCCGGACCAGAAGGGTTCGGCGGACCGCAAGCCGCTTGCCCAGCTTCTGCTGGAGGACATACCGTGACCGATATCCGCGTTTTTCCCCTGGGAATGCTCCAGACCAACTGCTACCTGCTGACCCGTGGCGAGCGGGCCCTGGCCGTGGACCCCGGGGGCGACCCCGGCCCCCTGCTGGAGTTCCTCCGGGACCGCAACCTCGTGCTGGACCGCATCCTGAACACGCACCTGCACTTCGACCACATCGCGGGCAACGCGGCCCTGGCCCGGGCCACGGGAGCCCCGATCCTGGCCTCGGAGGAGGACCGCTTCCTGCTGGAGACCGAGCTGGGCGGGGGCGGCTTCATGGGCCTGCCCGTGGTGGAGACGTTCGACTTCACCCCCCTGGTCGTGGGCGAGACCGAGTTCCTGGGTCTGCCCTGCCTGGTCCTGCCCACGCCCGGTCACACGCCCGGCAGCGTGACCCTGCATTTTCCCGGCCTGGCGGCCGCCTTCGTGGGCGACCTCATCTTCCAGCGCTCCGTGGGGCGCACCGATTTTCCCGGCGGCGACATGAAGGCCCTCCAGGAATCCATCCTGAAGCGGATCTTCAACATGCCGCCGGAAACCGCGCTGTATCCCGGCCACGGCCCGGCCACCACCGCCGGGGACGAGAAAACCCACAACCCCTTCTTCGGGGCCATGACCTATTAGGGAGCCCAGCATGGACGAACTCGGACCCAAGGCGGCGGTCTTCTCCTGCACGCACAAGGCCCAGGGCAACAGCAATGACGCCGCGCACCTCTTCGTGCGCGGGGTGGAGGCCGCCGGCGGCCAGGCCGACACCATCTACCTGCGCAAGATCAAGATCCTGCCCTGCACGGCCTGCGGCATCTGCGAGAAGGACCCGGAGAGCCCCTGCATCCTGGCCGAGAAGGACTACGCGGCCGAGATGTTCGAACTGCTCATGACCGCGCCGTTCGTGTTCTTCTCCTCGCCCATCTATTTCTATCACCTGCCCTCGATCTTCAAGACCTGGATCGACCGCAGCCAGCAGGTCTGGGCCGCCAAGCACAAGGGCGACCCCAAGGTGCTGGGCCTGCCCCGGCGTCCGGCCTACGTCTGCCTCCTGGCGGGACGCAAGGAGGGCGAAAAGCTCTTCGACGGCGCGCTGCTCACGCTGAAGTACTTCCTGGACAGCTTCAACTTGGAGCTCCGCGACCCCATGACCCTCAAGGGCGTGGACAAGGTGGGCGACCTGGAGAAGGACGAGGCCGCCACGGACGCGCTCTTCAACCTCGGCAAGACCGCCTGGGAGCGCTACGCCGCCGAGGCCAAGAAGGGCTAGCCGTGCTCGGGCGGCTGCGGCGGGGCCTGTCCGCGCTGGGGCTGCTGGAGTCCCGCTGCCCGGCCTGCGGTTCGCTCCAGGAGGGGCCCGCCCGGCTCTGTCCGGCCTGCGCCGCGCGCCTCGCGCCGCGCCTGGGCGGATACTGTCCCGGCTGCGGGGCCCTGGCCCAGGACCCCGGCTTGCCGCCGCTGCTCTGCCTCCAGTGCTCGGCCGAGCCCCGGCCCTGGGACCGGCTCTATTTTCACGGGCCCTACGAGGGGCTGCTGCGCGACCTGATCCTGCGCTACAAGTTCGCCCGCTCCCTGGGCCTGGGGCGGCTGCTCCAAGGCCTGGCCCTGGACGCCTTCCGGCCCGGCGGCGGGCCCCTGCCCGAGCTGCTGGTCCCGGTGCCGCTGCATCCCTGGCGGCTGCTCTGGCGCGGCTACAACCAGAGCCTGGAACTGGCCCGGCTGCTGGCGCGGCGTTCGGGCCTGCCCCTGGCGGCGCGGGCCCTGCGCCGGGTGCGGCGGACCACGCCGCAGACCCGCGTGCCCGGCCACCGGCGGCGCGAGAACATCCGCAACGCCTTTGCCGCCGATCCGGCCCTGGTGGGAGGACGGCGGGTGCTCCTGGTGGACGACGTGCTGACCACCGGCGCGACCCTGGAAGAGGGGGCCAGGACCCTGCGGCGCGCCGGGGCGGCGCGGGTGGAGGTTTTGGTCCTGGCCAAGACGCCGTGAGCAACATGCTGGACTGAATGACTTTTTTCCTCGGCCGGCGGGAAGAAAAAAATGCGCGCCGGGGCTTGACTTTCGACCCCCACTGCGGATAATTTCCCCCTTCTCGAACGATGGAGGATTACGCAATGTTCGCAATCATTGAAACCGGCGGGAAGCAGTTTCGCGTCGAGGAAGGCCTCGAGTTCAACGTGGAGCTCCTGAACGTCGAACCCGGCTCCGAGCTGGCCATCGACAAGGTGCTGCTCGTGGACAAGTCCGGCGACACCAAGATCGGAACCCCTTACGTCGAGGGCGCCAAGGTGGCCTGCCAGGTGCTCGGCCATGCCCGCGGCGAGAAGATCATCGTCTTCCACAAGAAGAAGCGCAACGACTTTCACAAGAAGCAGGGCCACCGTCAGGACTTCACCCGCCTGAAGGTCACGTCCATCCAGGCTTAGCAGGAGGTCAGTCATGGCTCACAAGAAAGCAGGCGGCAGCTCCAGGAACGGCCGCGACAGTCAGGGCCAGCGCCGGGGCGTGAAGCGCTACGGCGGCCAGCAGGTTCTGGCGGGCAACATCCTGGTGCGCCAGCTGGGCACCAAGATCCACCCCGGCAAGAACGTCGGCGTCGGCAAGGACTGGACCCTGTTCGCCCTCATCGACGGCGTGGTGAAGTACGAGAAGTACACCCGCAACAACAAGGTCAAGACCCGGGTTCACATCGTCCCGGCCGAGGCCTAGTCCCTTTTCGGCATCAGCGGGGCAGGGGACGCGCGCCGCGCGTCCCCTGCCTTTTTTTGTCCCGGCGCGCGGATCGCGCCCCGGCGTTGCCCTCGGACCCGGGGCAGGGTAGAGGTTCCCCATGCGGTTCATCGACGAAGCCACCATCACCGTGCGCTCCGGCAAGGGCGGCAACGGCTGCGTCTCCTTCCGACGGGAGAAGTACATCCCCAAGGGCGGCCCGGACGGCGGCGACGGCGGCAGGGGCGGCGACGTGGTCCTCATGGCCGCCGAACGCATCCTCACGCTCTACGACTTCCGGCTCAAGCGCCTCTACGAGGCCCGCAACGGCGAGAGCGGCAAGGGCAAGGACCGCTACGGGGCCAACGCCGCCGACCTGGTCCTGGAACTGCCCGTGGGCACCCAGGTCTTCGAGGTGGCCGAGGACGGCTCCGAGACCTTCCTGGCCGACCTGACCGTCCCGGGCGAGCCCGTGGTGGCCTGCAAGGGCGGCGACGGCGGCCGGGGCAACATCCATTTCAAGTCCGCCGTGAACCAGGCCCCGCGTCGGGCGGACAAGGGCTGGCCCGGCGAGGAGAAGCGGCTCCGCCTGGAGCTGAAGATCCTGGCCGACGTGGGTCTGCTCGGCCTGCCCAACGCGGGCAAGTCCACCTTCCTCGCCGCCGTGTCGGCGGCCCGGCCCAAGATCGCGGCCTACCCCTTCACCACGCTCACCCCGAACCTCGGCGTGCTCCACGACGACGAGGGGCGGCGGCTGGTCATCGCGGACATCCCCGGCCTCATCGAGGGCGCCAGCCAGGGCCTGGGCCTGGGGCACAAGTTTCTCAAGCACGTGGAACGCACGCGTTTCCTGGTGCACCTGCTCGGCGCGGACGAGATCAGGGAGGACGATCCCTTCCTGGGTTTCCGCCTGCTGGACGAGGAACTGGAGCGTTTCGACCCGCGCCTGGCCCGCAAGGACCAGATCCGGGTGGTGAACAAGATCGACCTCCTGGACGCCGGACGGCTGGAGGCGCTCCAACGCGAGGCCGCCGAGGCCGGGCTTTCCGTGTTCTTCGTCTCGGCCCTGCGCGGCGACGGGCTGGAGTATCTGGTGGACGAAATTTGGCGTCGCAACCTGGCCCTCGAAGAGCCCCGGGACGCGGCCGAAGGGGGCGAGGCGTCATGACCGCCGGAGAGGACAGGAAAGCGGCCCTCGAACGGGCCCGGCGCGTGGTGGTCAAGGTCGGCAGCGCCATCCTGACCACCAAGGCGGGGCTCGACCCCCGCGCGGTGAACCGTCTGGCCGACCAGCTGTCCGGGCTGCACGACCGGGGCCTGGAGCTGGTCCTGGTCTCCTCCGGAGCCGTGGCCGCCGGACGAGGCCTCATGCGCTCCCTGAACCAGGAAAGCGCGCTGGAGCTCACCGACCTGCCCGGCAGGCAGGCCGCCTCGGCCATCGGCCAGAGCCGCCTCATGCACGAGTACGACGAGGCCTTCGCCCGCTACGGCAAGGCCACGGCCCAGGTCCTGCTCACCCGCGACGACCTGCGCCACCGCCAGCGCTTCCTCAACGCCCGCAACACCATGCGCCGCCTTCTGGACTGGCGCGTGATCCCCATTGTCAACGAGAACGACACCGTGGCCGTGGCCGAGCTGGAGTTCGGGGACAACGACACCCTGGCCAGCCTGACCATCGACCTCATTCAGGCCGACCTGTTCATCAACCTCACCTCGGCCGATGGCGTGTTCGACAAGAATCCCGACCAGCACCCCGAGGCCCGCTGCCTGACCTGCATCGAGGACATCGGGGCCCTGGACCTGGCCCGCATGTGCAGCGGCAAGACCAGCGTGGGCTCGGGCGGCATGTACTCCAAGCTGCGGGCAGCGCGCCGCGCCGCCCAGTTGGGCGTGCCCTCCCTGGTGGTCTCCGGCCGCACACCCTTCGTGCTGGAAAAGGTCTTCGACGGCGCGGAGATGGGCACCTGGATTCCGGCCTGCGGCCACCGCGTCTCCCACCGCAAGTTCTGGATGGCCTACCACGCCGACCCGGTGGGCGAGATCCGCGTGGACGCCGGGGCGGCCAAGGCCCTGACCAAGGGCGGCAAGAGCCTCCTGCCCGCGGGCATCGCCGGGGTGGAGGGCCGCTTCGCCAAGGGCGCGCTCGTGCGCATCAGCGGGGCCGACGGGCTGGAGCTGGGCGTGGGCCTGAGCAACTATTCGGCCGCCGACCTGCGCAAGATCATGGGCCGCCGGACCTCGGAGATTGAGGAAGTCCTGGGGCAGGCGCCCTATCCCGAGGCCGTGCACCGCGACAACATGCTGCTCGACGCCGCGCTCTGACCCCGTGCGCCCGCTCCACCGCGACCGCAACCTCCTGCTCATCTTCGGCGTCACCCTGGTGGCGATCATGAGCGTCGCGGGCCTCATGCCCGCGCTGCCGGTGATGATCCGCGACCTCGCCATCCCGGCCTCGTCCATCGGCTGGGTCATCACGGCCTTCACCCTGCCGGGCGTGGTCATGGCCCCGGTAGGCGGCGTGCTGGCCGACCGCCTGGGCCGCAAGAAGGTCCTGGTGGCCGCGCTGGTCCTCTTCGGCCTGGCGGGCGGGGCCTGCTTCTTCGTCCACAGCGCGCCCGCGCTCTACGCCCTGCGCGTGCTCCAGGGCATCGGCGCGGGCCCCCTGGGCGTGCTCAACGCCACGCTCATCGGCGACCTTTTCGAGGGCCGCGAGCGGGCCACGGCCATGGGCTACAACGGCGGGGTCCAGGCCCTGGGCACCGCGCTCTTCCCGGCCATCGGCGGCCTGCTGGCCCAGCTGGGCTGGAACTGGCCCTTCCTGATGAACGTCCTGGCCCTGCCCCTGGCCTTGGCCGTGGCGCTCCTGCTGGACAATCCCGAGCCGCGCCGGAGCCAGTCCTTCGGGACCTACATGCGCGCGGCGCTTTCGCGCATGCGCACGCGCCGGGTGCTCTCGCTGTTCGCTCTGACCTTCGGCACCTTCGTCCTGCTCTTCGGAGCCTTCGTCACCTATCTGCCCGTGCTCCTGCACGAAAGCTTCGACGCCCGGCCCG
Protein-coding sequences here:
- the ahcY gene encoding adenosylhomocysteinase; the protein is MPVEAKLKHKVKDISLAEWGRKELDLAENEMPGLMALRKKYGKKKPLKGLRIMGSLHMTIQTAMLIETLHALGADIRWASCNIFSTQDHAAAAIAKAKTAAVFAWKGETLEEYWWCTEQALTWPDGSGPDLIVDDGGDATLLVHQGVKVEKNPALLKKKQDNKEFQIVMDRLAASVKAAPGKWGRIAAKIRGVSEETTTGVHRLYDMQKKGELLFPAINVNDSVTKSKFDNLYGCRESLADGIKRATDVMIAGKVVVVAGYGDVGKGCAQSMRGFGARVLVTEIDPICALQAAMEGYEVMPMDEAAALGDIFVTATGNWHVITGKHMLKMKNEAILCNIGHFDSEIEMSFLEENSKCKRVEVKPQVDKWTLPNGRSIIVLAEGRLVNLGCATGHPSFVMSNSFTNQVLAQMDLAANTYEPKVMILSKKLDEEVARLHLERVGARLDKLTKEQAAYIGVSLDGPFKPDHYRY
- a CDS encoding discoidin domain-containing protein; translation: MRKLFAAALLVAAFCWSVPAWAQGITVTASSTAASLFMGFSPDNLLDGDPNTAWAEGGEGVGAGEWVEFTFPEAVTMRRLRLRNGVQDPSWFEKYNRVKTLELVFPDGARRRVELADSRDEQVVDLGGARGSWLRLVIVDVYNCSVFFNSKTTCLSEAVIETSAPEHASEGPAAAALAQALAKGPETPGKGGKAAAAGGHDSGATAPVLKTEPAPARPKGKPSDARDGAELMTEFQRGGDAVVVIREYYRRLITLDDSFPQVFARQVREQEAFVFEMFREYQRKRKTYEKFRNALLDTDKLSMKFQAIDPDRVRVEVSGTYTIFVADTYEDVPENTVFVLLRDDGQWRILERQDGAAEPKK
- a CDS encoding nitroreductase, with translation MPLENPVLTAIRERRSIRRYSADSVSREEIEAILEAGRWAPSGLNHQAWRFLVLRPDDPRRDALAGLTKYAHILEGAKALVCVFLDRSGMYHPMKDHQGAGACLQNMLLAAHSLGLGAVWIGEIVNQEPHVTEALGLNPADLELQAVVALGRPDQKGSADRKPLAQLLLEDIP
- a CDS encoding MBL fold metallo-hydrolase is translated as MLQTNCYLLTRGERALAVDPGGDPGPLLEFLRDRNLVLDRILNTHLHFDHIAGNAALARATGAPILASEEDRFLLETELGGGGFMGLPVVETFDFTPLVVGETEFLGLPCLVLPTPGHTPGSVTLHFPGLAAAFVGDLIFQRSVGRTDFPGGDMKALQESILKRIFNMPPETALYPGHGPATTAGDEKTHNPFFGAMTY
- a CDS encoding flavodoxin family protein, which translates into the protein MDELGPKAAVFSCTHKAQGNSNDAAHLFVRGVEAAGGQADTIYLRKIKILPCTACGICEKDPESPCILAEKDYAAEMFELLMTAPFVFFSSPIYFYHLPSIFKTWIDRSQQVWAAKHKGDPKVLGLPRRPAYVCLLAGRKEGEKLFDGALLTLKYFLDSFNLELRDPMTLKGVDKVGDLEKDEAATDALFNLGKTAWERYAAEAKKG
- a CDS encoding ComF family protein — protein: MLGRLRRGLSALGLLESRCPACGSLQEGPARLCPACAARLAPRLGGYCPGCGALAQDPGLPPLLCLQCSAEPRPWDRLYFHGPYEGLLRDLILRYKFARSLGLGRLLQGLALDAFRPGGGPLPELLVPVPLHPWRLLWRGYNQSLELARLLARRSGLPLAARALRRVRRTTPQTRVPGHRRRENIRNAFAADPALVGGRRVLLVDDVLTTGATLEEGARTLRRAGAARVEVLVLAKTP
- the rplU gene encoding 50S ribosomal protein L21 → MFAIIETGGKQFRVEEGLEFNVELLNVEPGSELAIDKVLLVDKSGDTKIGTPYVEGAKVACQVLGHARGEKIIVFHKKKRNDFHKKQGHRQDFTRLKVTSIQA
- the rpmA gene encoding 50S ribosomal protein L27; protein product: MAHKKAGGSSRNGRDSQGQRRGVKRYGGQQVLAGNILVRQLGTKIHPGKNVGVGKDWTLFALIDGVVKYEKYTRNNKVKTRVHIVPAEA
- the obgE gene encoding GTPase ObgE, coding for MRFIDEATITVRSGKGGNGCVSFRREKYIPKGGPDGGDGGRGGDVVLMAAERILTLYDFRLKRLYEARNGESGKGKDRYGANAADLVLELPVGTQVFEVAEDGSETFLADLTVPGEPVVACKGGDGGRGNIHFKSAVNQAPRRADKGWPGEEKRLRLELKILADVGLLGLPNAGKSTFLAAVSAARPKIAAYPFTTLTPNLGVLHDDEGRRLVIADIPGLIEGASQGLGLGHKFLKHVERTRFLVHLLGADEIREDDPFLGFRLLDEELERFDPRLARKDQIRVVNKIDLLDAGRLEALQREAAEAGLSVFFVSALRGDGLEYLVDEIWRRNLALEEPRDAAEGGEAS
- the proB gene encoding glutamate 5-kinase gives rise to the protein MTAGEDRKAALERARRVVVKVGSAILTTKAGLDPRAVNRLADQLSGLHDRGLELVLVSSGAVAAGRGLMRSLNQESALELTDLPGRQAASAIGQSRLMHEYDEAFARYGKATAQVLLTRDDLRHRQRFLNARNTMRRLLDWRVIPIVNENDTVAVAELEFGDNDTLASLTIDLIQADLFINLTSADGVFDKNPDQHPEARCLTCIEDIGALDLARMCSGKTSVGSGGMYSKLRAARRAAQLGVPSLVVSGRTPFVLEKVFDGAEMGTWIPACGHRVSHRKFWMAYHADPVGEIRVDAGAAKALTKGGKSLLPAGIAGVEGRFAKGALVRISGADGLELGVGLSNYSAADLRKIMGRRTSEIEEVLGQAPYPEAVHRDNMLLDAAL
- a CDS encoding MFS transporter, with translation MRPLHRDRNLLLIFGVTLVAIMSVAGLMPALPVMIRDLAIPASSIGWVITAFTLPGVVMAPVGGVLADRLGRKKVLVAALVLFGLAGGACFFVHSAPALYALRVLQGIGAGPLGVLNATLIGDLFEGRERATAMGYNGGVQALGTALFPAIGGLLAQLGWNWPFLMNVLALPLALAVALLLDNPEPRRSQSFGTYMRAALSRMRTRRVLSLFALTFGTFVLLFGAFVTYLPVLLHESFDARPAEIGGIISLSALTTALAASQLGRLSARFGELRLLRTSFLLYIAAFLLMPRLPVLWLAALPIVLLGLAQGLNLPSLMTMLSGEAGLENRAAVMAVNGMLLRLGQTVAPPLMGLVFAGFGLSSVFSAAALLALSLLAVAWLSLR